In Rhodanobacter humi, the following are encoded in one genomic region:
- a CDS encoding Fe2+-dependent dioxygenase, translating to MLLHIPDILDHEQLRQLRAALDAADWTDGRETVGTQGAQVKRNRQLPDASPLRRQLGEEVLAALAKSPRYHAATLPLRTLPPRFNRYEGGGEYGMHVDGSVMALPNGEQLRSDISCTLFLSEPDDYDGGELIVSDTYGEHEVKLPAGDAIIYPSSSLHRVQPVTRGARVAAFFWVQSLVRDDGRRRLLYELDASIQRLVATGADHDAVLQLTGTYHNLLRQWAES from the coding sequence ATGCTTCTGCACATCCCCGACATCCTCGACCACGAACAGCTGCGGCAACTGCGCGCCGCGCTCGATGCCGCCGACTGGACCGACGGCCGCGAAACCGTGGGCACGCAGGGCGCGCAGGTGAAGCGCAACCGGCAGTTGCCCGACGCCTCGCCGCTGCGCCGGCAACTGGGCGAGGAGGTGCTCGCCGCGCTGGCGAAGAGCCCGCGCTATCACGCCGCCACGCTGCCGCTGCGCACGCTGCCGCCGCGCTTCAACCGCTACGAAGGCGGCGGCGAATACGGCATGCACGTCGACGGCTCGGTGATGGCCCTGCCGAATGGCGAGCAACTGCGCAGCGACATCTCCTGCACGCTGTTCCTCAGCGAGCCGGACGACTACGACGGTGGCGAGCTGATCGTCAGCGACACCTACGGCGAGCACGAAGTGAAGCTGCCTGCCGGCGACGCCATCATCTACCCGTCCAGCAGCCTGCATCGCGTACAGCCGGTGACGCGCGGCGCACGCGTGGCCGCGTTCTTCTGGGTGCAAAGCCTGGTGCGCGACGACGGCCGTCGCCGCCTGCTGTACGAACTCGACGCCTCGATCCAGCGCCTCGTCGCCACCGGCGCCGACCACGACGCCGTGCTGCAGCTCACCGGCACCTACCACAACCTGCTGCGGCAGTGGGCGGAGAGCTGA
- a CDS encoding type IV pilin protein codes for MSNVAMNNTDRTDISAQVGFTLLELMVVVAIIAILAAIAIPSYSRYVVKTNRAAAEGCVSEYANYMERYYTTNLSYASAPASSGTAAATPNAAIGSPSPLVLDCAATSQTGSNYQYDVAMPATAGSVGYNLTAQPIKAQLARDTQCANLTLDQAGTRNISGTGTVVQCWGG; via the coding sequence ATGAGCAACGTTGCCATGAACAATACCGACAGAACTGACATCAGCGCGCAGGTAGGCTTCACCCTGCTCGAACTGATGGTGGTGGTCGCGATCATCGCGATACTCGCGGCGATCGCGATTCCCTCGTATTCGCGCTACGTGGTCAAGACCAATCGGGCGGCGGCCGAAGGTTGTGTGTCCGAGTACGCGAACTACATGGAGCGCTACTACACCACCAACCTGAGCTATGCCTCGGCCCCCGCTAGTTCGGGAACTGCGGCTGCCACGCCGAATGCGGCCATCGGTTCACCATCGCCTCTGGTTTTGGACTGCGCGGCGACTTCGCAAACCGGCAGCAACTATCAATATGACGTGGCAATGCCGGCGACGGCCGGGAGCGTGGGCTACAACCTCACGGCCCAGCCGATCAAGGCACAACTGGCGCGCGACACGCAATGCGCCAACTTGACGCTGGATCAAGCAGGCACCCGCAACATCAGCGGCACGGGCACCGTGGTGCAATGCTGGGGCGGCTGA